ATAGTCTTTgcaggtttgttgttgttagccTCTGCAGGACAGTTGTTTCCTAAAGGCTTGTTGCTGTtcagggcagttaagtccctgaAGGTTTGTTTCTGTTTAGGGTAGTTAAGTCCCTATAGATTTGTGGTTGTTAGCCTTTGAAGACCTCCCATATGTTACTCATGGAAATCATGTTCTTGAAGTTTTTTTGTTGTTCGCCACTATTGATGGAAATCCAATCCCTttagtttgttgttgttcgccACTGGAGGCCCTTCATCTATTCTTGTAGTTTGTTGCTGCAAGTCATCATCCATTTTTTATGGAAATCTCTCTCGTCCATTGCTGTCCAAGTTGAAGCttcatggtgctagttcgcCCTCGTCCATTGTTGtcgaagttgaagtttcattgTGCAAGTTTGCTTTTGTCCATTGCtgtccaatttggtttattgaCGTTCTCTACAATTGAGTTTGACtattccaagcttggttcatacaatcttgtatgatcgagcttgagggggagtgttgtaatttgagataatatctttagaatcatcctaattagaggaaatagatatataatctttattttattttattttcctagttttcctatttccctttttaggagaattagattattacaaatagaaggtatcagaatgtattttttatgattgagaataataaatcagtcttattttcaactaGTGCTTTATAACGGATTATATTagtaaacataaaaagaaatccACTGCAAGTTTCAGCATACAACTTATGAACTTAAAATTATGATATCTGAGTATATAAAACTTGACACAATTTTTTATGGGAACAATCAAATTTAGATAGAAATGCTAATATTGGTATAATAAATTTCTTCACAACACTACCCTTCAATGCACTTATAATTGTCAAAAGTAGATTAAAAGTAAATTCACAATGGTGCTTGAGGAGAGCAGTTTGGCCATACCTTCTTCACAGCAAGAGCTGGGGATGATTTTCTAGGATTTCCATTTAGCCTCTCAAAAACTGCCAAATCTCGCAGTTTTTCGCGCTGGATCCTTTCTCTTTCTatgaagaaagtgaaaaaattttaaaatagaagtgTCGGgacatatattaaaaagaatgaaataatACAAACAGAAGgtgtcttaatattttttatagataaaattttatactACCATGAATCAACAAAGCTAAAATTGGCAACAAAAGTCGTTTGCATACAGAGTGCAGTTAACCACATACATCAACAGAGAAATTCCACCACTGTGTTTTGTCAAAATCCAAGTCATTGGAAAGgccattaaaatttaatgatttcTCCTACAGCTTTTCTTGGCTTTCCTCTACTTAATAAGATGGGGCTATCCTCCATCAAACTAACTCTTCTTACCTAAGCTGCAATTCTACAATTGATAGGATATAATATGATAGGTTATAATAGGTAATAGGTGTGCAGGAGAGAGAAAAcagtttaggaattaattgttgttgggtagttagaagtgggttgcctttataagaaggcaaGGGGGGTCTGGTAGAGAGGACAAGTTTTGATATCAATTGTATAGACAGGAACCTTGATCCTATGGAGGGGGATTATGCTCCAGTTACTGGTTGTACATGACATTGGTTGATGtgaatacatattttcattcttttcttaccATTTGGGTGCTATTGTGTGAGTGTGTGCTGTGAGCAGTTAGGTTTCATACCCAGAAACCTAACAACAATGTTTTTCTCAATAGATGACTAGATGCTACTCTTTCCAATTCATACCTAAATTCTTAATCCCATCTATTCTTGCATGTCTACCTTTTCATTGCAAAATTCTCATCTATGTGATACTGTTAGAGGATTAAAAGTGTATGAGAGAAGAAAGGAGGGAACTAAGAGCGGTGGTTAGTTAGTTAGTAGAGGGGTAAGGGGGAGTGATACTAGAAATAAGAATTTGTTTgtgtgagaaatagagaagattgggagagaATATCCcttgtgtttagcatacacatagggtaatttatttatattgtaagatatgggccaatgcccttaatacagaatagactaagcccaaataacagaaacacacatcttaacatctaacactccccctcaagctggagcatataaatcatatgttccaagcttgttataaagataatcaattctaggtcctcgtaaggacttagtgaatatgtctgccaactggttgcttgagttaacaaactcagtcttgatatctccggatatgattttttctcgaatgaaatgacaatcaacttcaatgtgtttggttctctcatggaagacagggttagagctaatatggagagcagcttgattatcacatataagtatcatgtgagtgacatctccaaatttcaattcactaagcaattgtttaagccacacaagcttgcaagtagctgatgccatagctctatattctgcttctgcactggaccttgccacaacactttgcttcttacttttccaagatatcaggttgctaccaatagagacacaatatccagaagtagacctcctatcagaaggggaaccagcccaatcagcatctgaatagcaaacgatttttgtatcgttgttagggccatatagcaaaccttttccaggtgatcttttaatatacttcagtatgcgaacaactgcatcccaatggtcttcacatggggagtttagaaattgactcaccacactaactgcgaaggaaatgtcaggatgcgtaacagtaagatagtttaatttaccaactagtcttctgtgccgttcaggatctgagaaatgctccccctgatttggtaggagtttgatgttagagTCCATAGGTATCTCAACAGATTtagagttcattaaccctgtttcctccaagatgtctaacgcatacttcctctgagatatgacaataccataattggattgtgctacttcaatacccaaaaagtaccggagtttgtcaagatctttggtttgaaaatgatgacaaaggtgttgtttcatctgagagatgccaagatagtcgcttcctgtgagaacaatatcatcgacatacactattaagtagatacatccagcactcgagtggcgatagaacactgaatgatccgcttcactgcgagacataccaaattgttgaacaacacaactgaatttaccaaaagtgacatcagcagagataaaatgacgattgagggaaggggaaaaacacttatagcccttttgtgaccgtggaaatcctaagaagacacatttgtgagacctaggagataacttatcaagaccaggactaaaatcatgaacaaaacatgtagacccaaaaactctaagaggtaatggatgtagagggtcttgaggaaataagatagaatgaggaattttgttctctaggacggaagatggcatgcggttgataagataacatgccgtgagaacagcatcaccccaaaaacgtgagggtacttgaccatgaatgagaagggtacaagttgtttcaataaggtgtttATTCTTGCGCTCAacaaccccattttgttgaggggtataagcacatgaggtttggtgaagaatgccatgagaaaccataaaatgtttaaactgttgagaaaggtattcacggccattatcactgcgtaaagtgcgaatagaaatcccaaactgagtttttatttcattgaaaaaggtttgaaaaatagaaaacaactcagaacgattcttcatgagaaacaaccaagtacatctggaatagtcatcaataaaggtaacaaaatactaaaatcctaaagttgacttaacacgactaggtccccaaatatcagaatgaaccaatgaaaaaggggatgacgctcgttgtgaaacactacgaggaaaggaactacgagtatgtttacctaactgacaagactcacacgacaaacttgataatttggacagacttggaacaagttgctgcagtttggcaagactgggatgccctaactgagcatgaagaagggatggtgactccatgattacgccagcatgtggagaagggctgagatgatataggccatgagactcacatcctgtgccaatcatgtgtttcgaactccgatcctgcaaccaaacagaatctttggtaaatgaaataacacaattaagggaacgagttagacgacttacggacaataagttaaaaggagaaccagggacataaagtacattatcaatggatatggacggaaaaatatgaacagtaccaataccatgagatgagactctagacccatcagccatcgttaccgagggtaaattaaccggacatgacaaggaagaaaacaaggacttgttaccagtgatatgatcggtggcacctgagtcaaggacccaagatccgagAGAGTGAGTCAAACCAACAAAAGGAGTACCTGTGCGTATAACAgaagcagatgtagtggaactagagtgctgacgatcctcataccatctaaGAAATTCCTGAAAGAGTAAATGGTTATTTATGGTATttgatgaagtaggatggtctgcagacggtgatcggggaggtggatcagaattagccattgctataggtcgaggaggacgtccatgaagcgcataacatctatcaattttgtggcctagcttgccacagtggtcacattttggacgtcctttacctgGTTCGCGAGACCGACTCCGATCATCAAGTTGGgcagccatggagagggagaaaccctaaaaattcaaagtgctccgattgacgcaatgaccacagatccagaaagagggcgaggaggcgatcacggcggtgctgatcggTGGCGGAAAtctccggcgacgcgccggcacGCGTGGCGGCAGCGGTGGCAGTGGTGACTCTTGCGGCAGCGTGTGGAGGCGCGTGGGTGGTCCGTTCGCCGCGATCTTCGtaccacggtggtcgcccggtCGAGACGATTCTGATGGTGTGGTCGCCGGTCGATTTTGGAActccggcgacggcggcggcggcggcagCGGTGGAGACGACGGCCGCGGCGACAACTGCAACGATAGCGGCAGTGATGGGTGTCGGAGACTATGGAGTTGGCTGaaactattcctgtgctctagataccatgtgagaaatagagaagattgggagagaatatcccttgtgtgtttagaatacacatagggtagtttatttatattgtaagatatgggccaatgcccttaatacagaatagactaagctcaaataacagaaacacacatcttaacatctaacagttTGCTAAGGAGGGGTATTCTTTTGTACATTTGAGTATAGACTGGATCATCATTCACTGGACGGAGAGAGGCTCCCTTGATAGGGTGATTCTTGTATCTCAATATTGTTAATATCAATAATTCGTATACATTCAATCCGTTTGTGTGTGTTTTGGTGAGAGGAGAGATCGAATAGACTTCTTGAATAAAGAAGTCTAACAAGATTGGTCTGACCTGCCAAATAAATCATTCAAGGAGGAAGGAAGGACGAACAGAGTGTGTGTGAAGGCAAGAATGGAGGAAAGAGTAATTGCGATTGAGTCGACGGTGGAAGAACTTAAAGGCGAAGATGAGGGCAGTGACCCACAAACTTCAAGCATTTGGGCGCGCACTCGGAAGACGAACAAGGAACCAGGAACGAAGTTCGGAAGGCAGTCGCAATTTTGTTAATGCAGGTCGGGAACGGCGACAGAAGAGTTTGGAGGACGACAAAGGGGAAGTACCACGCAGTTGGATGAAACACGTGGAATTACCCACTTTTGAGGGTACAAATCCCATGGGATGGATCGCGAAGACagagaaggagaaaatgaaGCTTGTCTTATCTGCATGGATGGAGGGGCCAGTTATTGGTTCCGTTTTTGGCGCAAAAAAACCAAGAACCCATCCTGGAGAACGTTCACGGAAGCTCTGATGCGGAGGTTCAGTGGACTCAATCAAGGcattatttttgaaaagcttGTGGCGGTGTGATAGAAGGGGAGCGTCAAAGAATATGTACAGGAGTTTGAAGTCCTGGTGGCACAGGCCATGAGAGTGACTGAAGAGCAGCTACTTGGATATTTCTTTGCTGGGTTACAGGAGGGACATCGAGATCTGGAACAGGCTGGGATAATTCCCCAAGGAAGTGGCAGAATGGTTAGTAAAGGGGGTCTGATGTGGGGGAGATACCAAACGAGTTATGGGACGATCGCAAGGACCGAAATTTATAGGGGCCAACGAAGGGATCAGTTAACACTAGCGGGGGACAGGGATCGAAGAATGAAGGAATTCCTAGTACTCTAAGCTCCAAAGTAAGCAGCAACGCAGGGGGAACACCCAAGGTAGAGGGGTGAAGACATTGCCCTACCCGAAGTACATAAAAAGGCGAGAGGAGGGGCGATGTTTCCACTGTGGAGGACCCTACAACCCGGGCCACAAATGCGCAGAAAGAATCATGAGAGTTATAGTTGAAAATAGGActgattttattattctcaatcatgaaaaatacattctcatatcctctatttgtaataatctaattatcctaaaaagggaaatagggaaactaggtaaacaaaataaaatagaagattatatatctattttctctaattagaaagattctaaagatatcttttctaattacaacactccccctcaagttggtaaatgaatatcaatcattcccaacttgcctacaAGATCTTGATATCTACCCGGAGGaagcccttttgtaaaaatatgtgttatttgaagttctgtaggaacatgagttgtaatcacaaagcctctgtcaagattatctttgatgaaatatctgtcaatctcaatgtgtttggttctgtcATGCTGTACTAGATTATGGGCTATGCTCATGGCAGACTTATTGTCACAGTGTAGTTGCACCCGGTTCTCcactttgactttaagatcatccaaaatgattttcatcccgagtccttcacacattccttgagcaagaGCTCGAAATTCAACTTCAGCACTAGAACGGGATactctatcttgctttttgcttctcTATGTTACCAAACTATCTCCAAGAAACACAAAATACCCAGAAGTAGATTTTTCGTCAGTAATAGAACCTGCATAGTCAGCATCAATATATATCTTCATAGTCAATGTGTCTTCCCTTTTGAATAATAGCCCATTTCctggacttgacttcaagtattggagaattttgtcaaCTACTTGCATGTCtctctctcttggatcatgcataaattagctcactacactaactgcataagcaatgtccggtcttgtgtgtgatagataaatcaattttcctgCAAATCTCTGATATTGGGCCTTCTCTACAGGAGtactttcttcacttccaattctgTGATTTTGTTCTATAGGAACTGTTGAGGTTCTACATCCCAACTTTCCTCAttctttgaggagatcaagtacatatttcctttgggagatgaaaattccGTTCTTGGAGTAggcaacctctattccaagaaaatatttgagttttcctaggtctttcatttcaaattgagctgccaatttatcttttaatggcaatttttctgtttcatcatctcctacaataatcatatcatccacatagacaaGAAATAGAGTGAGTTTACCTGTAGaagagtgctttatgaatagagtgtgatctccttggctttgtctgtatcccaaggaaaccattgcttttgtaaatcttccaaaccatgctctaggggattgcttaaatacaatgctttcttcaggaggcataccttgtttctttaatttttcaccTCAAAGCCTGGGGTATCTCCATGTACACTTCATCttctagatttccatgaagaaaggcattcttCACATCCAGCTGGTGTAAGTTCCATCCAAAATGAGCAGCCAAAGCAAGAATAACTcgaactgtattcatctttgccactGGAGCAAATGTCTTCTCATAGTCAATCTCATATGTTTGggtatatccttttgccaccaatctagctttatatctttctattgtccCATTTGCCTTATGTTTCATTGTGAATATCCATCTACACCCTACTGCATTCTTGTCTCTTAGAAAGTGAAAAATGTGACACTTCCAAAAGGGACATATATTAAGTTATAGCCCCACACAAAGGACTTCTTAGATATTTCAAATCCAAAAGTTATCTTAGAAACGACACTAAGGAATTTTTCCTGCTTGACTACTGGAGATAGCATTATGGTGgcttacaacaacaaaaaatattacatagaTATTATAGAAACTAAGCCTGACAATGCCATAAGCATAATTGAGATTGACAGCAAGGTGGACTTTGCTCCTCCCTTGGATTACAAGGAACCTGAAAAGCCCATTGCACCGCATTCTACTGGAAAGGCACCAACGGCTGCTGAGGATACCCCTATCGAAATTGAGCCCAAGTTCAACCCATTTTCGGGAACTGGGAGACGGTTGGATGGAAAACCTTTGAAGTATCAGCCTCCTCcagtttcttcttcctcagGGTCAAAGGACAAGAAACATGATGTTCCAAATGTCAATTCACAGTCTTCTACAACTTCTAGCTCACAAAGTAATGCTCATCAATCTCAGAGCAAGCTTGTGTTTGGGTCAAATGCAAACCATTCTAAAGAGACAGGAAAGGCGAAAGAGCCAAAACCAGAGCCACCTAAAGAGAACGAAGAGTCGAAATTTCAAGCTTTTACAAGGAAGAAGTATTCTTTATGGGGTTAATTTTATATCAGTCAATTAAATGATCTTTTACCTTCTGCATGGATTCATGTCTATTGCAAAAAACTTGTACTTTTTTttacctcacttatatattataaactgaccttatctctagtcttCAACAATTATGATTACAGCAGAGGAAGATAAGGAAGAGGAGGCGGGGGAGAGCACAAAAACTGCATGATAAGTAGTTGGGctttaaaggaaaagaaattgggCTTGAAGTTTCGGGTTATAAAATCGGGTCATGCAACCCAACACAAAAACATAACCTAGAAGCATAGGCAGTGCCCTCAAAGATGCCACAATGTGCACAACAAGATATGCTAGAAGATGCATCACGAAGAGCACACCACGAGGCCACGAGTAAGATACATTGCCTCTAGGCCGTTAGAGGCACCACCACAAGGCCACAAGCAAGAAACACCATGAGATGTATTGTCCTGAGAAACATAGAGGCCATGAGGATAGCTGCTCTGACACTCGTGAGAAATGTTGCTGCCAAGTAAGTTTTGATGCACAACGACAATTTGACGTGATCGACAAAAATCACAACCTTGAGGTTTCGTGAAATCAGAGACGGGGGAGAAAATGGTAGACGTGTATAATTTTATGCTCCAAAACACAACTCACAAGCCCAAGTATCAAGTTTGAGGTATAAATGGAGGCATATAAGAACATTATAACAGCACTTCCAATTTAAAATATGGAATAACAAAATTACCaagattttaaaaagataaaccCAATTCCAGATTGTTAAGAATCAAGAGAAACCTATTTGGGATTGAACCTAGTATATTGATACCTACGCATACCTCTCTTATAAAGAAAGAATATCCTATTAACAATTAACCAAAACATACACTTAATAGTTCACCCATAGCTGCCTTTTATAGTTTTCTCCCTTACATTTTCTCACCATTTTTACAATTAGTCCAAACCTAACACCCATGAGCAAAGACAACAAACATTACTATCGGCCCCAAGTATTGTCCACTTTGAATCCTATACTCTGTcatagttttgtttttaaaaagcGTCTCGGAGAGTGGAAGGAGGAACAGTATCCTTCAAACTGAATAACCTCACCACTGCAATATAATTATAAAGCTATACAACCACAACAATCATCTAAAAATAGCTTCTTCCCATCAGCACTCGACAGTTGTACCTTTGAATTCTGcatcattttttttctgcaCTCTTAACCTTCACTAGCTCAAACATTATAACTCCATATGACCTAGTAACCTCAATGTACACCAGAAAGGGTTTAACCCCGCAAATGAAACCATTTATTGATATTTCCTTCATTGACCTCGCAATTCAATTAACACTAACTGCAAAAGGATATCTCTACATTAACAACAATTCCACTCATTGCCTCTCTTTTAGTTTCCCATATATACTCTTCAACACATACATTCCTATTTGAAACA
The Vigna angularis cultivar LongXiaoDou No.4 chromosome 5, ASM1680809v1, whole genome shotgun sequence genome window above contains:
- the LOC108339060 gene encoding uncharacterized protein LOC108339060, which codes for MVAYNNKKYYIDIIETKPDNAISIIEIDSKVDFAPPLDYKEPEKPIAPHSTGKAPTAAEDTPIEIEPKFNPFSGTGRRLDGKPLKYQPPPVSSSSGSKDKKHDVPNVNSQSSTTSSSQSNAHQSQSKLVFGSNANHSKETGKAKEPKPEPPKENEESKFQAFTRKKYSLWG